The window ATGGCGGCCTGCGTGAACAGCTGAATGTGGCACTGAATCTTTCTGGGCCGCAGCGCGCCCAGTTGGATTTGCAGACCAAACTGGCGGAAGCCGGGTTGCCGCTGGCGTTGACGTTGCAAACCGAGCGTGTGCGCTGGCCGCTGACGGGGACAACGCAGTATCAGGCCAATAACGTCAGGCTGCGTTTTAATGGCAAAGCGACCGACTATGCGTTATCGCTGCGCGGCGATCTGAGCGGTGCGGATATTCCTCCCGCGACGCTGCTGCTGGATGGCAAAGGCAACGAGCAGCAGTTTACGCTGAGCCGCTTGCGGCTGGCTGCGTTGCAGGGGAATGCCGATCTGAGTGCGCTTATCGACTGGAGCAAAGCGATAAGCTGGCGCAGTGAGCTGCTGCTGAACGGGATTAACACCGCGAAACAGTGGCCTGAATGGCCTGCGAAAATAGATGGCAAGATAACAACGCGCGGTAGCGTCTATGGAGGTAGCTGGCAGTTGCAGGTACCGGAACTGCGGCTGGATGGCAACGTGAAAGCGAATAAGCTCACGGCCAGAGGTGAACTGCGTGGCAATGCGGCAGGCCAGTGGACAATACCAGGGCTGAATCTGGCATTAGGCCGCAACCAGTTGAATGTCAAAGGTGACCTGAGCGACAAATGGCAGTTGGATGCAGATATCAATGCGCCGTCGCTGGACGGTATGTTGCCGGGTCTGGCAGGACGCGCCATCGGGACACTCAAGCTACGCGGCAATCTGCGTGAACCGCAGATACTGGCGGATATCACCGCTTCCGGCCTGCGCTGGCAGGCAATAACGATAAGTCAGGTGAGAGTAGAAGGCGATGTGCGCTCCGAACAGCAGATTCAGGGCAAGCTGGCCGTGCGTCTCGAAGCGCTGAAGCAGGATGGTCTGAATATTGCGCTGTTGACGCTGGATGCCAGCGGCAATGAAAAGCAGCACCAGCTTCGGCTGAATATGCAGGGTGAACCCGTCGCGGGGCAACTGGCACTTTCAGGCAGCTTCGATCGTCAGGAACAACGCTGGCGCGGTACGCTGAACAATACCCGCTTCGACACCCCTGTCGGTGAATGGCGTCTGACGCAGGATATGGCGCTGGACTACCTGAATACGCAGCAGAAGATCACCATCGGCACACACTGCTGGCGTAACCCGAACGCAGAACTTTGCGTACCGAAAGCGATTGAGGCCGGACCGAGCGGACAGGCAAGTATCCGATTGAACCGTTTCGATCTCGCTATGTTAAAGCCGTTCCTGACGGCAGATACCGTGCTGGCGGGGACGTTTACCGGTGGTGCGGATATCAGTTGGCAGGCGGGGCAAGGCTTACCACAGGCGAAAGTGTCGCTGGTGGGCAATGGTGTGAGCGTTCGTCAGCAGATGCAGGGCAACACGCTGCCGATTGATTTCGATACCTTTACGCTGAATGCCGGGCTTGATCGCGGGCGGGCGCAGCTTGGCTGGCTGATGGCGATTCGCGAGAACGGGCGCTTCAGCGGTGATATTCAGGTGACCGATCCACAAGGGCGGCGCAATCTCGGCGGCAATGTCACAATTAACAATATTTCGCTGGCCTTGCTCAACCCTGCGTTGAGTAAAGGAGAGAAAGCGGCAGGGATATTGAATGCGAACCTGCGCTTGGCAGGGGATGCGGCACGTCCTCAGATCTTTGGCCAGATGGTGCTGGAGCGATTGGATATTGATGGCAACTGGATGCCGGTTGATCTGACCAACGGGCGGCTGGCGGTGAATTTCAGCGGGATGTCATCAACGCTGCAAGGCTTTCTGAAAACGGATAACGGACAGTTGAACCTCGGCGGGAATGCCGACTGGTCGCGGCCTGATGCGTGGCGTGCGCGGATTGCGGCGAAAGGCCAGAAGCTGAGGGTGACGATTCCACCGATGGCGCGGCTGGATGTCTCGCCGGATATTGTCTTCGAGGCTACGCCGCAGCTGTTTGCGTTAAACGGTTCGGTCAGTATTCCGTGGGCGCGTATTGTGGTTAAAGATATGCCGGAAAGCGCGGTGGCGGTGTCATCGGATGAAGTGATGCTGGATGCCCAGCGCCAGCCGCTGAAGAAAGCCAGTGCAGCGATTCCGATTAATAGCAATCTGACAATCCGCGTCGGAAATGATGTGCGGCTGGATGCGTTCGGGCTGGCTGCCCGCTTGCAGGGCGACCTGAAAATGGTTCAGGACGAACGCGGATTAGGGCTGAACGGGCAAATCGATATTCCGTCCGGCCGCTTTAAAGCCTACGGGCAGGATCTGATCGTCCGCAAAGGGCTGATTCTGTTCTCTGGACCGCCTGATCAGCCGATCCTGAATATCGAAGCCGTTCGTAACCCAGACAACACCGCTGATGACGTCACCGCCGGGGTGCGTGTCACCGGCATGGCCGCCACGCCGAAGCTGGAAGTCTTCTCCGATCCGGCAATGTCGCAGCAGGAAGCACTCTCTTATCTGCTGCGTGGACAGGGTTTGGACAGCGGTGGAGCCGATAGCTCGGCAATGACCTCAATGTTAGTCGGTTTAGGGGTTGCACAAAGTGGTCAAGTTGTGGGTAAAATCGGCGAGGCCTTTGGCGTAAGTAATTTAGCTCTGGATACACAGGGTGTTGGCGATAATTCTCAGGTTGTCGTCAGCGGCTACGTCCTTCCGGGTCTGCAAGTGAAATATGGTGTTGGCATATTCGATTCTTTGGCAACGTTAACGCTGCGTTACCGCTTGATGCCAAAGCTATACTTGGAAGCGGTGTCTGGAATTAGCCAGGCATTAGATGTGCTCTATCAGTTTGAGTTTTAGCGATGCGAATTATTGTTTACGGCAGTTTACGACGCAAACAGGGAAATAGTCATTGGATGACAAATGCGCAATGGCTAGGGGATTGTCAGCTCGCAGGTTTCGAGCTGTACGATCTCGGCCATTATCCGGCAGTAGTACCTGGTGATGGAGAAATCCATTGTGAGGTTTATCGCATTAGTTCGTCGATATTGACGGAGCTGGATGCGTTAAAGCGGGACGGTCACGAATACCAGCGTGAGCTGATTTCCACGCCTTTGGGCAGTGCCTGGATCTATCTGTACAAACACCCTGTTGTAGGGCTGACGCGTATAGCCAGCGGTGACTGGTTGAAGCGTGATGAAGAAGAGGCTTGAGGTTACGTAGCTAATCAGGTCAAGGTCGTTATAAATAAAAACACCGCGTAAGGCGGTGTTTTTGATCGTGCGCTATCTTAGCCCGTAAGGGGTGTAACGCATATTGCGCGGCGATTATTTGTTTTTCGCGCGCTCGAAGGAGGCAACGATCTCGGCTTTTGCCGCTGCAGCGTTGTCCCAACCTTCTACTTTTACCCACTTGCCTTTTTCCAGATCTTTGTAGTGTTCAAAGAAGTGGCCGATCTGTGCACGCAGCAGTTCAGGCAGGTCGTTAACGTCTTTAATGTGATCGTATTCTTTGGTCAGCTTGCTGTGCGGAAC is drawn from Pectobacterium aroidearum and contains these coding sequences:
- a CDS encoding translocation/assembly module TamB domain-containing protein; the protein is MMDEKNEKKAQDAAAEENIAQDNVPTTPVRKGRWWKRIGIGIAAFLLLLVVGIGLLVGTTPGLHLLLNTAARVVPGLDIASVSGGWRDLTLKNVSYEMPGVTVKSDEFHLSLALGCLRKSQLCINDLSANRVDVIVDTKALPVAEEPPPPSTPVTEISAPFPISLRQLVLNSVQVTVDDTAISLGEFRTGMQWEGRALTLLPTKISALLVALPKTPVDVLEDGKVTAAEMASVIKETAANVREAAEQGSSQTLQIDKVLEANNTVAAATTTTPIPTASTPKTDGAADKPAVPEQPLGERLSELFSKPLLPDLPQFTLPLDLNIVEIHGEQLRLTGDQDIVINNLFVQASTQQQHLRLDKLIVQSPQGGLNVRGEATLSDNWPVSLTANGVLNVEPLKGETLKLAVDGGLREQLNVALNLSGPQRAQLDLQTKLAEAGLPLALTLQTERVRWPLTGTTQYQANNVRLRFNGKATDYALSLRGDLSGADIPPATLLLDGKGNEQQFTLSRLRLAALQGNADLSALIDWSKAISWRSELLLNGINTAKQWPEWPAKIDGKITTRGSVYGGSWQLQVPELRLDGNVKANKLTARGELRGNAAGQWTIPGLNLALGRNQLNVKGDLSDKWQLDADINAPSLDGMLPGLAGRAIGTLKLRGNLREPQILADITASGLRWQAITISQVRVEGDVRSEQQIQGKLAVRLEALKQDGLNIALLTLDASGNEKQHQLRLNMQGEPVAGQLALSGSFDRQEQRWRGTLNNTRFDTPVGEWRLTQDMALDYLNTQQKITIGTHCWRNPNAELCVPKAIEAGPSGQASIRLNRFDLAMLKPFLTADTVLAGTFTGGADISWQAGQGLPQAKVSLVGNGVSVRQQMQGNTLPIDFDTFTLNAGLDRGRAQLGWLMAIRENGRFSGDIQVTDPQGRRNLGGNVTINNISLALLNPALSKGEKAAGILNANLRLAGDAARPQIFGQMVLERLDIDGNWMPVDLTNGRLAVNFSGMSSTLQGFLKTDNGQLNLGGNADWSRPDAWRARIAAKGQKLRVTIPPMARLDVSPDIVFEATPQLFALNGSVSIPWARIVVKDMPESAVAVSSDEVMLDAQRQPLKKASAAIPINSNLTIRVGNDVRLDAFGLAARLQGDLKMVQDERGLGLNGQIDIPSGRFKAYGQDLIVRKGLILFSGPPDQPILNIEAVRNPDNTADDVTAGVRVTGMAATPKLEVFSDPAMSQQEALSYLLRGQGLDSGGADSSAMTSMLVGLGVAQSGQVVGKIGEAFGVSNLALDTQGVGDNSQVVVSGYVLPGLQVKYGVGIFDSLATLTLRYRLMPKLYLEAVSGISQALDVLYQFEF
- a CDS encoding gamma-glutamylcyclotransferase, which codes for MRIIVYGSLRRKQGNSHWMTNAQWLGDCQLAGFELYDLGHYPAVVPGDGEIHCEVYRISSSILTELDALKRDGHEYQRELISTPLGSAWIYLYKHPVVGLTRIASGDWLKRDEEEA